From Campylobacter concisus, a single genomic window includes:
- a CDS encoding phosphoglycerate mutase (2,3-diphosphoglycerate-independent) has product MSQKTILIITDGIGFNKSGKFNAFEVAKKPNYEKFFKEIPNSLIKTSGNAVGLPEGQMGNSEVGHMCIGSGRVLYQNLVKISRSFADGSISENEALKALFKKCKKIHVIGLYSDGGVHSHMEHFDGMCELASKNGCEVFAHAITDGRDVSPNSGINFIKSLEAKFKVATVCGRFYAMDRDKRWERVKEAYDSLVNGANLSSLSPSEYLQKSYDEGVTDEFVKPASFNGFKGIGEDDGVIVINFRNDRAREICQALGEEKFSEFERPFAIKNLITMTEYDANFKFEVLFKNEKINNTLSEVIAAAGLRQLHTAETEKYAHVTFFFNGGVEELASNETRVLIPSPKVKTYDEKPEMSAAEVCKAVLKGMDDEQDFIVVNFANGDMVGHTGNYEAAIKAVEAVDTALGEIYTKAKDKNYAMIITSDHGNCEEMRDSSGELLTNHTTYDVFCFVMADGVKKVKNGGLNNIAPSVLKIMGLEIPTEMDEALI; this is encoded by the coding sequence ATGAGTCAAAAAACTATTTTAATAATAACTGATGGTATTGGATTTAATAAAAGCGGTAAATTTAACGCATTTGAGGTGGCTAAAAAGCCAAATTACGAGAAATTTTTTAAAGAAATTCCAAACTCACTTATAAAAACTTCTGGAAACGCTGTGGGACTACCTGAAGGGCAGATGGGAAACAGCGAAGTAGGGCATATGTGCATAGGAAGCGGACGAGTTTTGTATCAAAATTTGGTCAAAATTTCACGCAGCTTCGCTGACGGCTCGATATCAGAAAATGAAGCCCTAAAAGCTCTTTTTAAAAAGTGCAAGAAGATCCACGTCATAGGGCTTTATAGCGACGGCGGAGTGCACTCTCATATGGAGCATTTTGATGGCATGTGCGAGCTTGCTAGTAAAAATGGCTGCGAAGTTTTTGCCCATGCTATTACCGATGGACGCGACGTTAGTCCAAATAGCGGTATAAATTTTATAAAAAGCTTGGAGGCTAAATTTAAGGTAGCTACCGTTTGTGGGAGATTTTACGCGATGGATAGAGATAAACGCTGGGAACGTGTAAAAGAGGCCTACGATAGCTTGGTAAATGGAGCAAATTTAAGCAGCTTATCGCCAAGTGAGTATCTACAAAAAAGCTACGATGAGGGAGTGACAGATGAGTTTGTAAAGCCAGCAAGCTTTAATGGCTTTAAAGGCATAGGCGAAGATGACGGCGTGATTGTAATAAATTTTAGAAATGATAGAGCAAGAGAGATATGCCAGGCTCTAGGCGAGGAGAAATTTAGCGAGTTTGAGCGACCTTTTGCTATCAAAAATCTAATCACCATGACCGAATACGACGCAAATTTTAAATTTGAAGTGCTATTTAAAAATGAAAAGATAAACAACACTCTAAGCGAGGTCATAGCAGCGGCTGGACTAAGGCAGCTTCACACGGCTGAGACTGAAAAATATGCCCACGTAACATTTTTCTTTAATGGCGGCGTCGAGGAGCTAGCCAGCAACGAAACGAGGGTGCTTATCCCTAGCCCAAAGGTAAAGACCTATGACGAAAAGCCAGAGATGAGCGCAGCAGAGGTTTGCAAAGCCGTGCTAAAAGGTATGGATGACGAGCAAGACTTCATCGTGGTAAATTTCGCAAATGGCGATATGGTGGGGCACACTGGCAACTATGAGGCTGCTATAAAAGCAGTTGAAGCGGTGGATACGGCTCTTGGAGAAATTTACACTAAGGCGAAAGATAAAAACTATGCGATGATCATCACGAGTGATCACGGAAACTGCGAAGAGATGCGCGATAGCAGCGGTGAGCTACTGACAAACCACACGACTTATGATGTCTTTTGTTTTGTGATGGCTGATGGCGTAAAAAAGGTAAAAAATGGCGGTCTAAACAACATCGCTCCTAGTGTTTTAAAGATCATGGGGCTTGAAATTCCAACTGAGATGGACGAGGCGTTAATATAA